The Cellulophaga lytica DSM 7489 nucleotide sequence TTATTAGTATACAGGACTCTGGTATAGGTATAAAACCAGAATTAATTGAAGAATTGTTCTCTAATGATAATGCCATTGCTGTATCTTATGGTACAAACAATGAAAAAGGAACCGGTTTAGGACTTCCTTTATGCAAAGAAATGATTACAAACAACCAAGGTACTATCTGGGTAGAAAGTACCTTGGGAGAAGGTAGTACTTTTTATTTTGAACTACCAAAAAAAGAGATTTAACTCTTAAATTAAATCACTTAAGCTATTTACACCCGGGTAACGTTCTACAGTAAAACCCTCTGCGTGGTCTACCCCTATTAACCGGCCTAAATCTTGAGCTCTGTAAGTTACACTTTGTAAAAAGTTCTGACTGGTAATAGGTGTTTGTGGCGCCTTACTATTAGTATCATAAAACTGTGTTTTGTAAGCTAAAACAGACTTTACCTTAGTATCTATAAAACCTGTAACATCTACAACAAAATCTGGCTCAATATTTTTCCATTGTATATAATGATAAACGTGCTTAGGTCTCCATTTTTGTTGCGACTCACCATTTAAGTCTGTTTCAATTTTTAATAATCCACTTAAAAAACAAGCATCACTAACTAACTTACTACCTTTACCGTGGTCTATATGCCTATCATCAATAGCATTACACAACACAATATCTGGTTGGTATTTACGTACCATTTTTATTATTTGTAATTGATGTGCTTTATCATTTACAAAAAAACCATCCTCAAATGCTAAATTTTCTCGTACACTAACCCCTAAAATCTTAGCTGCTTCCGCTGCCTCTTCATCTCTAGTTTCTGCCGTACCTCTAGTACCTAACTCACCCCTTGTTAAGTCTACAATACCAACTTTTTTACCGTTGGCTATTTCTTTTGCTATTGTTGCTCCTGCTCCTAGCTCTGCATCATCTGGGTGTGCCCCAAAAACTAATATATCTAATTTCATTTTATAGTATAATCTATTTTACTTTAGCTAATGCTTGTTCTATATCAACTATTAAATCTTCTACTTCTTCAATACCCACAGAAAAACGAATTAAACCATCTTTAATTC carries:
- the bshB1 gene encoding bacillithiol biosynthesis deacetylase BshB1 gives rise to the protein MKLDILVFGAHPDDAELGAGATIAKEIANGKKVGIVDLTRGELGTRGTAETRDEEAAEAAKILGVSVRENLAFEDGFFVNDKAHQLQIIKMVRKYQPDIVLCNAIDDRHIDHGKGSKLVSDACFLSGLLKIETDLNGESQQKWRPKHVYHYIQWKNIEPDFVVDVTGFIDTKVKSVLAYKTQFYDTNSKAPQTPITSQNFLQSVTYRAQDLGRLIGVDHAEGFTVERYPGVNSLSDLI